One window of the Eucalyptus grandis isolate ANBG69807.140 chromosome 8, ASM1654582v1, whole genome shotgun sequence genome contains the following:
- the LOC104438141 gene encoding DNA-directed RNA polymerase III subunit RPC4 isoform X1 produces the protein MDSKPVSDKAAAPRKVRFAPKAPPVRKPKPAVVKTEARDDDDDEAKAKDLLRHFNEGILKEKPKIERKVAPSQIAFGYGGTSASLKSYHVQKDQNNVNSYQGTSSGPGLRGMKEYREPWDYYSYYPVTLPLRRPYSGNPELLDEEEFGEAPSSVTYNENILNTAMELDLMDSQHDGSSEPSMFFIQLPPTVPMAKRLTTAAGNETTERSTSSNVLGSTEKSCSLDELPAGLMGKMLVYRSGAVKLKLGDTLYDVSSGLDCVFAQDVVAVNRTEKHFCVVGELNKRAILTPDVDSVLESMSEL, from the exons ATGGATTCGAAACCCGTTAGCGATAAAGCTGCCGCCCCAAGGAAG GTGAGGTTTGCACCTAAGGCTCCTCCAGTTCGAAAGCCAAAACCTGCCGTTGTCAAGAC AGAAGCTagagatgatgatgacgatgaggCGAAGGCCAAGGATTTGCTCCGGCACTTCAAC GAAGGTATCTTGAAGGAGAAGcccaaaattgagagaaaag TGGCTCCGTCGCAAATTGCATTTGGTTATGGAGGGACTTCAGCTTCGTTAAAATCATATCATGTTCAAAAGGATCAAAACAATGTTAACTCATATCAAG GTACTTCCAGTGGTCCAGGCCTGAGAGGGATGAAAGAATACAGAGAACCATGG GACTATTACAGTTACTATCCTGTAACTCTTCCTCTAAGGAGACCATATTCAGGAAATCCAG AACTTCTTGATGAAGAGGAGTTTGGGGAGGCCCCCAGTAGTGTGACTTACAATGAAAATATACTAAACACAGCCATGGAACTTGACCTAATG GACAGTCAGCATGATGGAAGTTCGGAACCTAGTATGTTCTTTATTCAGTTACCTCCAACAGTCCCAATGGCAAAGCGTTTGACGACTGCAGCAGGGAACGAAACAACTGAAAGGTCAACATCCTCCAATGTTTTGGGTTCCACGGAGAAAAGCTGCAGTTTAGATGAGTTGCCAGCAGGGTTGATGGGTAAAATGCTGGTGTATAGAAGTGGTGCAGTCAAGCTCAAGCTTGGTGATACTCTCTATGAT GTGTCCTCGGGTTTGGATTGCGTGTTTGCTCAGGATGTCGTAGCCGTGAACAGAACAGAGAAGCACTTTTGTGTTGTTGGGGAGCTCAATAAGCGTGCCATTCTGACTCCAGATGTGGACTCGGTGTTAGAAAGCATGAGTGAATTATGA
- the LOC104438141 gene encoding DNA-directed RNA polymerase III subunit RPC4 isoform X2 has translation MDSKPVSDKAAAPRKVRFAPKAPPVRKPKPAVVKTEARDDDDDEAKAKDLLRHFNEGILKEKPKIERKVAPSQIAFGYGGTSASLKSYHVQKDQNNVNSYQGTSSGPGLRGMKEYREPWDYYSYYPVTLPLRRPYSGNPELLDEEEFGEAPSSVTYNENILNTAMELDLMDSQHDGSSEPSMFFIQLPPTVPMAKRLTTAAGNETTERSTSSNVLGSTEKSCSLDELPAGLMGKMLVYRSGAVKLKLGDTLYDVSSGLDCVFAQDVVAVNRTEKHFCVVGELNKRAILTPDVDSVLESMSEL, from the exons GTGAGGTTTGCACCTAAGGCTCCTCCAGTTCGAAAGCCAAAACCTGCCGTTGTCAAGAC AGAAGCTagagatgatgatgacgatgaggCGAAGGCCAAGGATTTGCTCCGGCACTTCAAC GAAGGTATCTTGAAGGAGAAGcccaaaattgagagaaaag TGGCTCCGTCGCAAATTGCATTTGGTTATGGAGGGACTTCAGCTTCGTTAAAATCATATCATGTTCAAAAGGATCAAAACAATGTTAACTCATATCAAG GTACTTCCAGTGGTCCAGGCCTGAGAGGGATGAAAGAATACAGAGAACCATGG GACTATTACAGTTACTATCCTGTAACTCTTCCTCTAAGGAGACCATATTCAGGAAATCCAG AACTTCTTGATGAAGAGGAGTTTGGGGAGGCCCCCAGTAGTGTGACTTACAATGAAAATATACTAAACACAGCCATGGAACTTGACCTAATG GACAGTCAGCATGATGGAAGTTCGGAACCTAGTATGTTCTTTATTCAGTTACCTCCAACAGTCCCAATGGCAAAGCGTTTGACGACTGCAGCAGGGAACGAAACAACTGAAAGGTCAACATCCTCCAATGTTTTGGGTTCCACGGAGAAAAGCTGCAGTTTAGATGAGTTGCCAGCAGGGTTGATGGGTAAAATGCTGGTGTATAGAAGTGGTGCAGTCAAGCTCAAGCTTGGTGATACTCTCTATGAT GTGTCCTCGGGTTTGGATTGCGTGTTTGCTCAGGATGTCGTAGCCGTGAACAGAACAGAGAAGCACTTTTGTGTTGTTGGGGAGCTCAATAAGCGTGCCATTCTGACTCCAGATGTGGACTCGGTGTTAGAAAGCATGAGTGAATTATGA